From a region of the Phaseolus vulgaris cultivar G19833 chromosome 6, P. vulgaris v2.0, whole genome shotgun sequence genome:
- the LOC137832815 gene encoding soyasaponin III rhamnosyltransferase-like, producing the protein MDHSVSDSSNAKTDKPLHVVMFPWLAMGHVFPCFEVSKILAQKGHYATLVSTPKIIDRLPKLPQTLSPFLKLTKLPLSPHIDQNNLPQDADSTMDIPSNKLYYLKLAYDALQQPMTQILKTSNPDWVFYDFAASWIPQLAKSLHIPCAYFSPCPAWSICFFDTPKQQLGDAAASRTNPEDYYGPPKWVPFPTNIGLRPYEVRKLLEDVKVNETGASPVFDLNEANSGCDMFVIRSCRDLEPEWLDYLGEFYHKPVVPVGLLPPVQVMDSEEEDNNPDWVQIKAWLDTQKASSVVYIAFGSEVKLSQENLNELALGIELSGLPFFWVLRKGSVELLPDGFEDRIKDCGVVWKTWAPQAKILAHDSIGGCLTHCGSGSMIENLYFGHVLVMLPFLLDQALYSRVMEEKKVGIEIPRNPEDGSFRRSSVSKAVRLAMVEEEGSAYRENAKELGKKFSNKHFQNQYIQHFILSLQNSN; encoded by the coding sequence ATGGATCACTCAGTTTCAGATTCATCCAATGCTAAAACTGATAAGCCTCTTCATGTTGTGATGTTCCCATGGCTAGCCATGGGCCACGTATTCCCCTGCTTCGAGGTTTCCAAGATCCTTGCACAAAAGGGTCACTATGCCACTCTCGTTTCCACCCCCAAGATAATAGATCGCTTACCTAAACTCCCTCAAACCTTATCACCATTTCTCAAGCTAACCAAATTGCCCTTATCGCCCCACATCGACCAAAACAATCTCCCACAAGATGCTGACTCCACAATGGACATTCCTTCCAACAAACTCTATTACCTCAAATTAGCCTATGATGCTCTCCAACAACCTATGACTCAAATCCTCAAAACTTCAAACCCTGATTGGGTTTTCTATGATTTTGCAGCCAGTTGGATCCCACAACTGGCCAAAAGCCTCCACATTCCCTGTGCCTATTTCAGTCCCTGCCCTGCCTGGAGCATATGCTTCTTTGACACACCAAAACAACAACTTGGTGATGCTGCTGCCTCCAGAACAAACCCTGAAGATTACTATGGCCCTCCCAAGTGGGTTCCTTTCCCTACAAATATTGGCCTGAGACCATATGAGGTGAGGAAGTTGTTAGAAGATGTCAAAGTTAACGAGACTGGCGCCTCACCTGTTTTTGATTTGAATGAAGCAAATTCTGGCTGTGACATGTTTGTGATCAGAAGCTGCAGAGATCTTGAGCCAGAGTGGTTGGATTATCTTGGTGAGTTTTACCACAAGCCTGTGGTTCCTGTGGGGCTGCTTCCACCAGTGCAAGTGATGGATTCTGAAGAGGAAGACAATAACCCTGATTGGGTTCAAATCAAGGCGTGGTTAGACACACAGAAAGCATCATCAGTGGTGTACATTGCATTTGGGAGTGAGGTGAAACTGAGCCAAGAAAATCTCAATGAACTGGCTCTTGGCATTGAGCTTTCTGGTTTGCCTTTCTTCTGGGTTCTGAGGAAGGGGTCAGTTGAGTTGCTGCCAGATGGGTTTGAGGATCGGATCAAAGATTGTGGGGTTGTGTGGAAAACATGGGCACCCCAGGCTAAGATTTTGGCTCATGACTCCATTGGAGGTTGCTTGACTCACTGTGGTTCTGGTTCAATGATCGAAAATCTCTACTTTGGACACGTCCTTGTGATGTTGCCGTTCTTACTAGACCAAGCATTGTATTCAAGGGtgatggaagagaagaaagtGGGAATCGAGATTCCGAGGAACCCGGAAGATGGATCGTTCAGAAGGAGCTCCGTGAGCAAGGCAGTGAGATTGGCAATGGTGGAGGAGGAGGGAAGTGCTTACAGAGAAAATGCTAAAGAATTGGGCAAGAAATTTAGCAACAAACACTTCCAAAACCAATACATTCAACATTTCATTCTTTCCCTtcaaaatagtaattaa
- the LOC137832816 gene encoding soyasaponin III rhamnosyltransferase-like: MDCVPVVSSNGKNKVEKPLHIAMLPWLAAGHVNPYSELAKILAQKGHFVTFISTPKNIDRMPKIPQPLQPFIKLVRLPLPQTEHLPEGAESTMDIPKSKICHLKLAYEGLQDPVLELLKTSRPDWVFYDFATEWLPEIAKSLSIPCAHYNLTAAWNKVFYDPPKEARTSSFNIQDMCNPKWLPFQTTLHLRPYEIIRAMRSRRDDDTGRCASFDLAKVYSSCDMFLLRTSRELEGEWLDYLSQRYDMPVIPVGLVPPSIQIKDVGEEDENPDWLRIKEWLDSQECSSVVYIAFGSELKLSQEDVTELAHGIEISKLPFFWAFRNMKEDSLELPEGFEERTEDRGFVWKSWAPQSKILGHAAIGGCVTHCGTNSLVEMLNFGHVLVTLPYLLDQALFSRVLEEKKVAIEVARSEEDGSFTRESVAKTLRLAVVEEEGSSYRKNAKEMGKVFSCRDLQNQYIDDCILALQNYNAPSNT, from the coding sequence ATGGATTGTGTCCCTGTAGTTTCCTCAAATGGCAAGAATAAGGTTGAGAAGCCTCTGCACATTGCAATGCTCCCATGGCTTGCAGCAGGTCACGTAAATCCTTATTCGGAGCTGGCAAAGATTCTGGCGCAAAAGGGTCACTTTGTCACCTTCATAAGCACTCCCAAAAACATCGATCGCATGCCCAAAATCCCCCAACCCTTACAACCATTCATCAAACTGGTGAGATTACCCTTACCACAAACTGAGCATCTCCCAGAAGGTGCAGAAAGCACAATGGACATTCCCAAATCAAAGATCTGTCACCTCAAGTTAGCCTACGAAGGTCTCCAAGATCCTGTGTTGGAGTTGCTCAAAACTTCAAGACCCGATTGGGTTTTCTATGATTTTGCAACTGAGTGGTTACCAGAAATAGCCAAGAGCCTCAGCATTCCCTGTGCGCATTACAACTTAACCGCAGCCTGGAACAAAGTCTTCTACGATCCACCCAAAGAAGCACGCACCTCAAGTTTCAATATTCAAGACATGTGTAACCCAAAGTGGCTTCCTTTTCAAACAACCCTTCATCTCAGGCCTTACGAGATCATAAGGGCAATGCGCTCTCGCAGAGATGACGACACCGGTCGCTGCGCCAGTTTCGATCTTGCAAAGGTTTATTCCAGCTGTGACATGTTTCTTCTGAGGACAAGCAGAGAACTCGAAGGAGAATGGTTGGATTATCTCTCTCAGAGGTACGACATGCCCGTGATTCCGGTGGGTTTGGTTCCACCGTCGATACAGATAAAGGATGTTGGAGAGGAAGACGAAAACCCCGACTGGCTCAGAATCAAGGAGTGGTTGGACTCGCAAGAGTGCTCCTCAGTGGTGTACATTGCTTTCGGGAGCGAGTTGAAGCTGAGTCAGGAGGACGTTACCGAGTTGGCTCATGGCATTGAGATTTCGAAGCTCCCTTTCTTTTGGGCTTTTAGGAACATGAAAGAGGATTCATTGGAGTTGCCAGAGGGGTTTGAGGAGAGAACAGAAGATCGTGGGTTTGTTTGGAAGAGTTGGGCACCCCAGAGTAAGATCTTGGGGCATGCAGCCATTGGGGGGTGCGTCACTCACTGTGGCACCAACTCTCTTGTTGAAATGCTTAACTTTGGTCATGTTCTTGTGACTCTTCCGTATTTGCTAGACCAAGCTCTGTTTTCAAGGGTGTTGGAAGAAAAGAAGGTGGCAATCGAGGTGGCGAGGAGCGAGGAAGATGGGTCCTTCACGAGGGAATCTGTGGCTAAGACATTGAGGTTGGCAGTTGTGGAGGAAGAAGGGAGTAGTTACAGGAAGAACGCCAAAGAAATGGGAAAGGTTTTCAGTTGCAGAGATCTTCAGAATCAGTACATCGATGACTGCATTCTTGCTCTTCAGAACTACAATGCTCCTTCCAACACTTAA